Proteins from a single region of Apium graveolens cultivar Ventura chromosome 7, ASM990537v1, whole genome shotgun sequence:
- the LOC141674498 gene encoding glutaredoxin-C10-like — protein MDGFHLTIQSTESPEMRIRRLISENPVVIFTRSSTSWMCHVMNRLLLTLAVHPTVIQLEDDEIVAVHDGTGEIAPVLFIGGTRVGGLESLLALHLRAQLVPKLMEIGAPVGV, from the coding sequence ATGGATGGATTTCATCTGACCATCCAATCCACGGAGTCACCAGAGATGAGAATTCGTAGACTCATCTCCGAGAACCCCGTCGTGATTTTTACCCGCTCTTCTACGAGTTGGATGTGCCACGTTATGAACCGGCTACTATTGACTCTTGCCGTTCATCCAACGGTGATCCAACTGGAAGATGACGAGATCGTGGCTGTGCATGACGGCACTGGAGAGATTGCACCGGTTTTGTTCATTGGAGGGACTCGTGTTGGAGGATTAGAGAGCCTGCTGGCACTTCATTTGAGGGCTCAACTTGTTCCGAAGCTCATGGAAATAGGTGCTCCTGTAGGGGTATGA